The Paramisgurnus dabryanus chromosome 3, PD_genome_1.1, whole genome shotgun sequence genome includes a window with the following:
- the copz2 gene encoding coatomer subunit zeta-2 isoform X1, translating into MDCAALEPSLYTVKAIFILDNDGNRLLSKYYDPQLYPSMKEQKNFEKNVFNKTHKADNEIAFVEGMTIVYKSSIDLFFYVVGSAQENELMLMAVLNCLFESLSLMLRKNVEKKTLLDNMDGVFLMVDEIIDGGVILESDPQQVIEKVNYKAEDGPLSEQSVAQHITEKLNITSNVLQSAKEQIKWSILK; encoded by the exons ATGGACTGCGCGGCACTG GAACCATCGCTCTACACAGTGAAGGCCATCTTCATCTTAGACAATGATGGGAACAGACTGCTTTCAAAG TACTATGACCCTCAGCTCTACCCATCCATGAAAGAGCAGAAGAATTTTGAAAAGAACGTCTTCAACAAAACCCACAAAGCTGACA ATGAGATTGCTTTCGTAGAGGGAATGACGATAGTCTACAAGAGCAGTATAGATTTGTTCTTCTACGTAGTTGGCAGCGCACAGGAGAATGAG CTCATGCTCATGGCAGTGTTGAATTGCCTGTTTGAGTCTCTCAGTTTGATGTTAAG aaaaaatgtggaaaaaaagaCTCTGCTAGATAATATGGACGGGGTATTCCTGATGGTGGATGAAATCATCGATGGAGG AGTGATTTTGGAGAGTGACCCTCAACAGGTCATTGAGAAGGTCAACTACAAG GCGGAGGACGGCCCATTATCAGAGCAGAGTGTTGCGCAG CACATCACTGAGAAACTGAATATCACATCTAAT gTGTTGCAGTCAGCAAAGGAGCAGATCAAATGGTCAATTCTGAAATAA
- the copz2 gene encoding coatomer subunit zeta-2 isoform X3 has product MDCAALEPSLYTVKAIFILDNDGNRLLSKYYDPQLYPSMKEQKNFEKNVFNKTHKADNEIAFVEGMTIVYKSSIDLFFYVVGSAQENELMLMAVLNCLFESLSLMLRKNVEKKTLLDNMDGVFLMVDEIIDGGVILESDPQQVIEKVNYKAEDGPLSEQSVAQVLQSAKEQIKWSILK; this is encoded by the exons ATGGACTGCGCGGCACTG GAACCATCGCTCTACACAGTGAAGGCCATCTTCATCTTAGACAATGATGGGAACAGACTGCTTTCAAAG TACTATGACCCTCAGCTCTACCCATCCATGAAAGAGCAGAAGAATTTTGAAAAGAACGTCTTCAACAAAACCCACAAAGCTGACA ATGAGATTGCTTTCGTAGAGGGAATGACGATAGTCTACAAGAGCAGTATAGATTTGTTCTTCTACGTAGTTGGCAGCGCACAGGAGAATGAG CTCATGCTCATGGCAGTGTTGAATTGCCTGTTTGAGTCTCTCAGTTTGATGTTAAG aaaaaatgtggaaaaaaagaCTCTGCTAGATAATATGGACGGGGTATTCCTGATGGTGGATGAAATCATCGATGGAGG AGTGATTTTGGAGAGTGACCCTCAACAGGTCATTGAGAAGGTCAACTACAAG GCGGAGGACGGCCCATTATCAGAGCAGAGTGTTGCGCAG gTGTTGCAGTCAGCAAAGGAGCAGATCAAATGGTCAATTCTGAAATAA
- the copz2 gene encoding coatomer subunit zeta-2 isoform X2 has translation MDCAALEPSLYTVKAIFILDNDGNRLLSKYYDPQLYPSMKEQKNFEKNVFNKTHKADNEIAFVEGMTIVYKSSIDLFFYVVGSAQENELMLMAVLNCLFESLSLMLRKNVEKKTLLDNMDGVFLMVDEIIDGGVILESDPQQVIEKVNYKYLSEQAFGFVLFDYITGNVEGQGERRQLL, from the exons ATGGACTGCGCGGCACTG GAACCATCGCTCTACACAGTGAAGGCCATCTTCATCTTAGACAATGATGGGAACAGACTGCTTTCAAAG TACTATGACCCTCAGCTCTACCCATCCATGAAAGAGCAGAAGAATTTTGAAAAGAACGTCTTCAACAAAACCCACAAAGCTGACA ATGAGATTGCTTTCGTAGAGGGAATGACGATAGTCTACAAGAGCAGTATAGATTTGTTCTTCTACGTAGTTGGCAGCGCACAGGAGAATGAG CTCATGCTCATGGCAGTGTTGAATTGCCTGTTTGAGTCTCTCAGTTTGATGTTAAG aaaaaatgtggaaaaaaagaCTCTGCTAGATAATATGGACGGGGTATTCCTGATGGTGGATGAAATCATCGATGGAGG AGTGATTTTGGAGAGTGACCCTCAACAGGTCATTGAGAAGGTCAACTACAAG TATTTGTCAGAGCAAGCGTTTGGCTTTGTCCTTTTTGATTACATCACTGGGAACGTGGAGGGCCAAGGAGAAAGACGCCAGCTCTTGTAG